ctcaaaaaaaaaaaaaaaaagaagtaaaaatgaattgaaaagttaggccttttgttttttgttttttggagacagagtctcgctctctcgcccaggctggagtgcagtggtgcggtctcggctcactgcaacctccgcctccctggttcaagtgattctcctacctcagcctcctgagtagctgcgatgacaggtgtgcaccaccatgctctgctaatttttgtatttttagtagagacggggtttcactgtgttagccagaatggtcttgatctcctgaccttgtgatctacctgcctcagcctcccaaagtgctgggattacaggtgtgagccaccacgcccggccggctattttttttttttttttttagtatttctagtagagacggggtttcaccgtgttagccaggattgtctcgatctcctgaccttgtaatctgcccgcctcggcctcccaaagtgttaggattataggcgtgagtcaccacacccagccgaatTCAGGCCTTTGACTCACTGTAATCTGATGGTCTCTGTGGGTTCTCTATGGCCCTCAAGATGCCACAGTAAAACCTGCTTGGGCCTCCCTCTGCCACCTACGATGGGATCTGCTGCAAACTTCACAAGGGTGTGAGGAGGTGTCAGTGTTGCCCCATGGCCCCAAGCACTATCCTTGGGCAGCCCTGGAGTCCCTGACTCTGATCAGCTCTTTTCAGACATCAGGTTCTATATCCAGAAAGCCACAGTAAATGTCACATGCATGGtccacatgcacaccacacatcCAAAACTGAACTCTTTACACTGCTTCCCAAATCTGTGCTTCCTGCTACCCTCCTGACCACTTGCCCCTGAGCTGTGCAAGGAACTGGGTGCTGTCCTCATTCTTCCCTTCCGCCCAGCATGGAAGTTCTGCTGCTGTTATCTCTCGATTCTACTCTACTGTTTGGGGcactacattcttttttttattttcctttttaaaacagggtcttggccgggcgcggtggctcacgcctgtaatcccagcactttgggaggccgaggcgggcggatcacgaggtcaggagatcgagaccatcctggctaacacggtgaaaccccgtctctactaacaaatgcaaaaaattagccgggcgaggcggcgggcgcctgtagtcccagctactcgggaggctgaggcaggagaatggcgtgaacccgggaggcggagcttgcagtgagccgagatcgcgccattgcactccagcctgggcgactaagcgagactctgtctcaaaaaataaaataaaataaaataaaataaaataaaacagggtcttgctctgtcacccaggctggagtgcagtggtgtgatcatagctcactgcagccttgatctcttgggctcaagcaatcttcctgccttagcctccaaagtaactgggactacaggtgcataccatcatacccagctgattttttttttttttttttgagacggagtctcactctgttgcccaggctggaatgcggtggtgtgatcttggctcactgcaacctacgcctcccaggttcaagcaattctcctgcctcagcctccagattagctgggattgcaggcgcctgccacaatgcctggctagtttttgtatttgtatttgtatttttttacatattttttgagacagaggctcactgtgtcatccaggctggtgtgcagtggtgcaatcttggctcattgtaacctccgcctcccgggttcaagtaattcttctgcctcagcctcccgagtagctaggattacaggcatgcgccaccacacccagctaatatatatatatatatttttttttgagacggagtctcgctctgtcgcccaggctggagtgcagtggccagatctcagctcactgcaagctccgcctcccgggttcccgccattctcctgcctcagcctcccgagtagctgggaccacaggcgccgccacctcgcccggctaattttttgtgtttttagtagagacggggtttcgccgtgttagccaggatggtctcgatctcctgaccttgtgatccgcccatctcggcctcccaaagtgctgggattacaggcttgagccaccgcgcccggccatatttttgtattcttttggtagagatggggttttactatattggtcagactggtctcgagctcctgatcttgtgatccgcccacctcgacctcccaaaagtgctgggattacaggtctgagccaccgcgcccagcctaatttttgtatttttagtagagacagagtttctccatgttgatcaggctggtctcaaactcccaacctcaggtgattcacctgcctcagcctcccaaagtgctaggattacaggcgtgagccactgtgcccagcctacccagctaattttgtaatcttttgtagagacagggtctcactgtgttgtcaaGGCGAGTCTCGAACTCCGGCACTCAAGCTATCCCCggaacctcagcctcccaaagagttgggattactcccaaagtgctgggattactcccagtgctgggatgaccacacctggccaatggGACACCATACTCTTactcgtctttttttttttttttttttttgagacagagtctcactctgtcgcccaggctggagtgcagtggtgcaatctctgctcactgcaacctccgcctcccgggttcacgccattctcctgccttagcctcccgcataggtgggaatacaggtgcctgccaccacgcccagctaattttttgtatttttagtggagacagggtttcaccgtgttagccactatgatcttgatctcctgacctcgtgatccgcccgcctcgacctcccaaagtgctgggattaaaggcatgagtcaccacgcccagctcttaCTGGCCCTTTTAATCCACTTTGACCCTCCTCCAGGTCAACCTCATCCTTCTCTCTAAACACAGATCTGACTGCCTCTTTTCTCGTAAACGCTTTCATAGCTCTCCTTCACTTCCCAGGAAGGTCCTGGTCCTCACTTGTGTTGCTCTCCAGAACCAGCTTCTGCTGACCTTCTATAACTTCATCTCCACATTCCTGCCTTTATACCACCAAACTGCCCATTCCTAGACACAGGATGTTACTCTGGGTTTCTGAGCCTTTACAGTGTGTTATTCTCTCTCCCTGAAACACCATTCCTACCTTTCCTCATCTGACTCATTCTTGCTTCAAAATTCAGCATGGAGGTTACCTCCTTCAGGAAGGTTTTCCTAACCCCGGCTTCACTCTACGTTATCTACTGTTGGTTCTTAAACTTAACACTTACCATGTTATATTGAAATTATGTTTTtggctggtcgcagtggctcacacctgttatccgagcattttggaaagccaaagctggcagatcacctgaggtcaggatttggagaccaacctggccaacatgaaaccctTTCTCTCAATTACCCAGGCgagatggcaggtgcctgtaatcccagctacttgtgagcctgaggcatgagaatcgcttgaacttgggagacagaagctgcagttagctgaggtcgtgcctctgcactccagcctgggtgaaggagactctgtctcaaaaaaagaaaaaaaaaattatctctttttatgcttctctctttttttagatTGTGAGTCAGTTGACCATGTTCtacttgtttgtgtgtgtgtgtgtgtgtgtgtgtgtgtgtgtgtgaaaatataACCTACATTggaccatgttttatttattcctgtGCCCCTGGTATCTActagatatttaataaatgttttatctgAATTGATCATTCGTCTTCCAGTTCTGtgtgtcataattttttttctttttgacagagtttcgctgttgttgcccaggctggagttctatggagtgatctcggctcactccaacctctgcctcctgggttcaaatgattctcctgcctcagcctcccaagtagctgggattacaggcatgtgccaccaagcccggctaattttgtatttctagtagagacggggtttcacgatgttggccaggctggtcttgaactcccgacctctggtgatccgcccgccttggcctcccaaagtgctgggattacaggcgtgagccaccgcacccagcctgttttttttggagatggactctctctttgtcgcccaggctggagtacagtggccggatctcagctcactgcaagctccgcctcccgggttcactccattctcctgcctcagcctcccgagtagctgggactacaggcgcccgccacctcgcctggctaattttttgtattttttagtagagacggggtttcaccgtgttagccaggatggtctcgatctcctgacctcgtgatccacccgcctcggcctcccaaagtgctgggattacaaacgtgagccactgtgcccagcctttttttttttcttttaagacagatctcgctctgttgcccgggctggagtgcagtggcgcagtcttggctcagtgcaaccttcactgggttcaagtgattcttctgcctcagcctccctagtagctggggttacaaacaggtgtgcatcaccacacccagctaatgtttttttttttttagtagagacgaggttttaccatgttgcctaggctggtcttgaactctggacttcaagtgatccgcccacctcggcctcccaaagtgctgggattacaggcgtgagccactgggctcaGCCTGTGTGTCATAATTAATAGGAAATCCTTAGCTCTCTTCAACCCTTGGAGCACTCGGGTAGACATAGGGAAGAGCCCTCTCGTTAGAAAGGTTGTACCTCTGGAAAGCAGTAACTTCAGCACTGCACCTTGTCTGGGGCCCCACCAGCCCCAGGGTATTGTTCATGGTTGGAACATCTCTGGGAATCAAACTGGAAGGGCTCCTGAATCCCCATCGTAAGGAAGCAAAATAACCCTGATCTTCATCCTGAGTTAAATCTGAGTGAAACTGCCAGTGTCGTCTCTGAGCTCAAGCCcctctgactctttttttttttttttttttttgagatggagtctcactcttttgcccaggctagagtggggtggcacaatgtcagctcacagcaacctctgcctctcgggttcaagcgattcttgcccaagtagctgggattacaggcgcccgtcaccacgcccagctaatttttatacttttagtagaaatggggttttaccatgttggccaggctgatctcaaactcctgacctcaggtgatctgcctgcctcggccttccaaagtgatgggatcacaggcatgagccaccatgcccggccccgcCTCTGACTCTTGAATGAAGACCAGGCAAGTTTTGCAGTCACCAGGTGGCGTGTGCTGAGGCTTGTGGTCCCAAGTTCACTGGAGTTGATTACAGCAGCTCTGGGCCTTGTGTGGGATTTCAGCCATCCATGTAGTGTGCTGGGGAAGTGAGAGACCCTGGAATAGGGAGTTAAACTGCTAGGGTGGGGACGGTGCATTAGCGAAGGAGTGGAAGCCTTCCAGGAGAATGAGGGAGAGCCCCAGGGAAGTGGTTTGTTGTTTGTTGCAGAGGGACCAACCCCTGTAGGAAGCCCAAAGGGCTGGGAAAGATATCCATGAAGGAGGCCTTGGAGAAGCAGCTTTCTGAGCCCTGGTGGGTGATGGTGTTAGAGAGCAGGCCTCCAACACTTCACACCCCCATTTTGGAAAAGATGAGTCAGAATAATAAGAGGaatgattttaacattttagaaaCATGGGACTTCAACTAGGATAAGGGGCCCAGGCAGAGGAGTGAGGAGGGTGGGCGCCCTGACGGCTGAGGCTGTGCGTGTTCCTGCCCCCTCTCAGGGTTGAAGAGCAGCAtgagactgaggcccagggagataTGAGTCAAAGCCGTGAtgtggctgggcgtgatggctcacacctgtcatcccagcacttcgggaggctgaggcgggcggatcacgaggtcaggagattgagaccatcctggttaacatggtgaaaccccgtctctattaaaaaaaaaatacaaaaaattagctgggcgtggtggtgggcgcctgtagtcccagctacttgggaggctgaggcaggagaatggcgtgaacccgggtggcggagcttgcaatgagcagagaccgtgcgccactgcactcaagcctgggtgacagagcgagactccgtatcaaaaaaaaaaaaaaaaaaaagaagccgtGATGCTCGGGCCATCTTTTCAGCTAGACCCTATGTTGAGTCTGGGCTCTTGAACAGCAAAGCTATACTCCTGACCAGGGAAATAAATGAGAGCCAGGACttcggttttttgtttgtttgtttgagacagagtctcgctctgtcacccatgctggagtgcagtggtgcaatctcagctcactgcaacctccacctcctgggttcaatcaattcttgtgcctcagcctcccgagtagctgggattacaggtgtatgccaccgtgaccagctaatttttgtaattttagtagagacgggttttcaccatgttggccaggctggtcttgaactcctgaccttaggtaatccacttgcctcagcttcccgaggtgttgggattacaagtgtgagccatcacgcctggctaggagtttggttttttgttttttttttttttttttttttgagacggagtctcgctctgccgcccaggctggagtgcagtggccggatctcagctcactgcaagctccgcctcccgggtttacgccattctcctgcctcagcctcccgagtagctgggactacaggcgcctgccacctcgcccggctatttttttgtatttttagtagagacggggtttcaccatgttagccaggatggtctcgatctcccgacctcgtgatccgcccgtctcggcctcccaaagtgctgggattacaggcttgagccaccgcgcccggcctaggagtTTGGTTTTAATGAGACTGGGTTTCTGGAGAGGGAGAGCTGAGGAGGACGGCTGGTTTCCTTAGAGTTGTCCTGGCTGTGCTGACTTGTTCTCTCTTTGTGTGTAGGTGTAGACGGGGCACTGCCTTCAGAGCAGGTCCTGCCAGCCTCGCTGGAGAGGATGCCCTCGTGTCCGTGATGGGCTGTGGGACAAGCAAGGTACTTCCCGAGCCACCCAAGGATGTCCAGCTGGATCTGGTCAAGAAGGTGGAGCCCTTCAGTGGCACTAAGAGTGATGTGTACAAGCACTTCATCACAGAGGTGGACAGTGTTGGCCCTGTCAAAGCTGGGTTCCCAGCAGCAAGTCAATATGCACACCCCTGTCCCAGTCCCCCAACTGCTGGCCACACGGAGCCTCCCTCAGAACCACCACGCAGGGCCAGGGTAGCTAAGTACAGGGCCAAGTTTGACCCACGTGTGACAGCTAAGTATGACATCAAGGCCCTAATTGGCCGAGGCAGCTTCAGCCGAGTGGTACGTGTAGAGCACCGGGCAACCCGGCAGCCATATGCCATCAAGATGATTGAGACCAAGTACCGGGAGGGACGGGAGGTGTGTGAGTCGGAGCTGCGTGTGCTGCGTCGGGTGCGTCATGCTAATATCATCCAGCTGGTGGAGGTGTTCGAGACGCAGGAGCGGGTGTACATGGTGATGGAGCTGGCCACTGGTGGAGAGCTCTTCGACCGCATCATTGCCAAGGGCTCCTTCACCGAGCGTGATGCCACACGGGTGCTACAGATGGTGCTGGATGGCGTCCGGTATCTGCACGCACTGGGCATCACACACCGAGACCTCAAACCTGAGAATCTGCTCTACTACCATCCAGGCACTGACTCTAAGATCATCATCACCGACTTTGGCCTGGCCAGTGCTCGCAAGAAGGGTGACGACTGCTTGATGAAGACCACCTGTGGCACGCCTGAGTACATTGCCCCAGAAGTCCTGGTCCGCAAGCCCTACACCAACTCAGTGGACATGTGGGCGCTGGGCGTCATTGCCTACATCCTACTCAGTGGCACCATGCCGTTTGAGGACGACAACCGTACCCGGCTGTACCGGCAGATCCTCAGGGGCAAGTACAGTTACTCTGGGGAGGTGAGTCTGTGCTGCCCTGTCCCGGCATGTTGGGGAGGCACCTGCGGGGGCAGGTATTTCCTGCAGCTCTGTCAGAGGTACGTCCTCAGGGCCATGCTCATGAGGGCCAGGCAGGTCATGTAAAAGGGACAAAGTGAGACTATCACAGTGTAGTTTGGGTTCCCTCAAGGTGAGCCCTGAGACAAGGGCTTGGGAGCAGATAGTTTATTTAGGATGTGATTTGAGTAACTGCAAGTGAAGGAGTGGGGAAAGCGAGGCAGGAAAGGGAGAAAGTCAGTAGAGTAGATTGAGAAGTGGCTGCCACTGTGGGCCACTGGAGACCATGGTAATAACCATGTGGAACGTGCCTCACAGTTATACCACCAAAGAGCAGGAAcgtgagtttctttctttctttctttcttttttttatccaCCAACTCCTGTACTTCATGGGTTGAGAATTTCTTTGAGGGCACTAAATCCCTGGTGCTTCTGGGCTGTCCTGATACCAACTAGTGCTAGAGAAAGTCTTTaggcagagaagcagagagatgcAGGCACTGGCGGTGGGAAGCTGTTGCCAGGCACCAAGCAGTGTGCCACAGCTGCAGATGAGCTCAGAGGTGGGCTGAAAGTATGTGGGTATCTGCATCTGCTCTGTGGGGCCCCAGCCAAGCTAGACTGAACATGCCCATCTCAGAAAGCAGCTTCTCATCTCTGTCCAGTTTTGCCACACAGTGAGGACCTCATGTGtccatatctgatttttttttagaagagaagccagaaaatctgatcttttattttttgagatggagtcttgctctgttgcccaggctggagtgcagtggcacaatcttggctcattgtaatctccacctcctgggtccgagcgattctcctgcctcagcctcctaagtggctgggattacagacctgggattacaggcccgcaccacctcgcccagctaatttttgcatttttagtagagatgaggtttcgccatgttggccaggctggtctcgaactccagacctcaggtgatctgcccgccttggcctcccaaagttttgggattacaggtgtgagccactgcacccggccagaaagtCTAATCTTAAAATGTTAGAATATTCTGATTCACATATTTAGGCAGCTTCTTGTGCGCCAACAAACAGTAACCTGCAGGTCAGATTCAACCGCCAGGCCGTCAGTTTGTGTCTTTGGATCCATTGATAGTCCTGATACCTCCCAAAATGTGTGAGGTTTCAGCACCGTTGGGAGCCGAAGGAAGGTACAGAAAAAGTGAGGGCTGATTGGTCCTTAGGAAGGATGCTGACTGGGTAGAAGACAAGGCTGACCGTAGGAAGCAGCAAGCATGGCAGCTGGAGCCTAGTGGTGTGCTGGGAAGGCTGTGAAGAAGAGAGTATGTGTCAGCTTTATGTGGGAGGGAGGTGAGCTTGGCAGGATGACAAGATTTTGCCCAGGCAGTGAGAGCTCCCTCTTCTAGGGGGCTCCCCATAGAGTGTTTCTCTCAGACATGGACCTGCTGAGGTGCTATCTGTGCCTCTTGTACATCTTCTGTAGAAGGGAAGGAGCTCTGGAAGAGCTCCCTTCTGTGGCCCAGCTTTCCTCCCAGGGGTATGGGCTGGGCCCTCTCTGGCCCCAGCCAGCATTTCCTTCAAGAGTCACCCAacagctggccaggtgcggtggctcacacctgtaatcccagaactttgggaggccgagacaggtggattactggaagtcaggagtttaagaccagcctggccaacatggtgaaaccttatctctactgaaaacacaaaattagccaggtgtggcagtgggcacctataatcccagctacttgggaggctgaggtaagagaatcacttgaacccgggaggcagaggttgcagtaaaccgaggctgtgccattgcactccagcctgggcaaaaagagtgaaactccgtctcaaaaaaaaaaaaaaaaaaagtcacctaaCAGCCTCATGCCACTTACTTTGCCTTTAGCACTTGAGGTCCTGTGCTGTATCACCTTCCCTGACAGCTTCCAGATGTGGCTATGGGATCCATTGAGGACTTCCTCCTGCTGGGGAGGGGGTTGGCATTCCCTAGGGGCATCCCCATGTTATGCCTCTCAAAGGTGGcacaaggaagggagggaagcttTCCTCCTCAGGCTGGCTCTGTTGCAGGCACAGGGGATGGTGTTTGTTTGTACCACTCTTAGGAGATGGTTGAGTAGGAGTCAGGCAGGTGGTGAAGATTTATACCAGTAACTGGGATCTGTGGGCCTAAGGGTGAAGGGGCCACTGTAGACCACCAGGTGCTTACTGCAGAGTGGTCAGCCTTGTGGAGAACTCAGTCCTGGCCCACTGTCATTCTCAGGTTTTAAGTGTCACATGCTTATAGCACTGGGCGATAAATGGGACCATACTGGTACTGAATGAGAGCCTGCGAAGCCAGAGAACAGTCCCCAATACTCAGTTAAAAGTCAGAAGTGCCCAACAGTGAATTAACTATCACACTCGGGACCATTCCAGTCTAATTAGATTTGATTCAGGGTTCAGATAATTTGGTTCCCAGCATCATCATGGCAAGTGTGAGCTTTTGGTGTCTATGGAAGGCACTGGGAAGTGTGAGAGGAGCAGGCACAGGTGGTGACAGAGGGAACAATTTAAAGACGAGCCCCTTGATCCTGATGATGATCCCCTCAGTAACGTTGGGGCAATGCCCTGATGTTTACTTGGTTGTCAGATATGGATTGGCCATCAGGTTGGCACAATCTGTAGCTATAAACTGGAGATAAGAAATCCTCTtccaaggctgggcacggtggctcatgcctgtaatcccagcatgttgggaggctgaggtgggcagatcatgaggtcaggagatggagaccattctggctaacacagtgaaacctcgtctatactaaaaatacaaaaattagccgggtgtggtggcgggcgcctgtagtctcagctactcaggaggctgaggcaggataatggcgtgaacccgggaggtggagcttgcagtgagccgcgatggtgccagtgcactccagcctgggcgtgagtgagactccgtctcaaaaacaaacaaaaataaatcctctcctaactgggcgtggtggctcacacctgtaatcccagcactttgggaggccaaggtgggaggatcacttgaggtcgggagttcgagaccagcctgaccaacatggtgaaatccatctctactaaaaatgcaaaattagtcgggcatggtggcatatgcctgtaatcccagctacttgggaggctaaggcaggagaatcgcttgaacccgcaaggcagaggttgcagtgagctgagattgtgccattgcacttcagcctgggcaacaagagtgaaactcttgtctcaaaaaaaggaaaacaaaaacaaaaaaaatcctctcccaggctgggcatggtggctcacatttgtaatctcagctgaggcaggagtatcacctgaagccaggaatttgagactgcctgggcaatatagtgagactccatcctaaaataaaacaaaataaaacaaaatttagccaggtgtgggcacatgcctgtagtcccagctactcaggaggctgaggtaggaggatcacttcagcccaggagttcaaggttgcagggagctgtgaatgtgccactgcactccagcctgtgtcttgctgtgttacccaggctggagtgcaggggtgccatcttggctcactgcagcttccatctcccagattcaagtgattctcctgcctcaacctcccgagtagctgggactacaggcacatgccaccacgcacggctaattttttatatttttagtagagatggggtttcaccatgttggccaggctggtcttgaactcctgacctcaggtgatccgcctgcctcagcctcctaaagtgctgggattacaggtgtgagccaccacacctggccaagaccctgtcttaaaaaaattttttttttttttttaaagcctgtcCTGGTGTTCTCTGATACAGCTATAAAAGCATGCCAGGTTGCTGGCAGGAACTTGAAGGAGGTGCTGCCTCTGCTTACCAGGAGACTGTCTAGCTGTGAAGTGAATGGCTAGAAGGAGTGATTGCTGGGTCCCATTCTAGCGATGTCTGTCCTCGCCTCCATGCAGAAACATAAAGAGAAACCAGGGCCCTGCCAGGGAGTGGCAGAGGCTGGTACTTCTCAGACATCTGATGTTCATGCACATCCCCTGGAATCTcgttaaaatgtagattctgattTAATAGGTCTAGGTGGGGCCTGAgggtctgcatttctaacaaacacCAGGTGGTGTTG
This genomic window from Macaca mulatta isolate MMU2019108-1 chromosome 20, T2T-MMU8v2.0, whole genome shotgun sequence contains:
- the PSKH1 gene encoding serine/threonine-protein kinase H1 isoform X1, giving the protein MGCGTSKVLPEPPKDVQLDLVKKVEPFSGTKSDVYKHFITEVDSVGPVKAGFPAASQYAHPCPSPPTAGHTEPPSEPPRRARVAKYRAKFDPRVTAKYDIKALIGRGSFSRVVRVEHRATRQPYAIKMIETKYREGREVCESELRVLRRVRHANIIQLVEVFETQERVYMVMELATGGELFDRIIAKGSFTERDATRVLQMVLDGVRYLHALGITHRDLKPENLLYYHPGTDSKIIITDFGLASARKKGDDCLMKTTCGTPEYIAPEVLVRKPYTNSVDMWALGVIAYILLSGTMPFEDDNRTRLYRQILRGKYSYSGEPWPSVSNLAKDFIDRLLTVDPGARMTALQALRHPWVGLSLPPLQLHKDAIWCLHGCWQPGSDHCTPIVHTRSSCTPVVLHEDMGSINLPVWVPLSRKLEGAPVGGRWGWVAAFPEA
- the PSKH1 gene encoding serine/threonine-protein kinase H1 isoform X2: MGCGTSKVLPEPPKDVQLDLVKKVEPFSGTKSDVYKHFITEVDSVGPVKAGFPAASQYAHPCPSPPTAGHTEPPSEPPRRARVAKYRAKFDPRVTAKYDIKALIGRGSFSRVVRVEHRATRQPYAIKMIETKYREGREVCESELRVLRRVRHANIIQLVEVFETQERVYMVMELATGGELFDRIIAKGSFTERDATRVLQMVLDGVRYLHALGITHRDLKPENLLYYHPGTDSKIIITDFGLASARKKGDDCLMKTTCGTPEYIAPEVLVRKPYTNSVDMWALGVIAYILLSGTMPFEDDNRTRLYRQILRGKYSYSGEPWPSVSNLAKDFIDRLLTVDPGARMTALQALRHPWVVSMAASSSMKNLHRSISQNLLKRASSRCQSTKSAQSTRSSRSTRSNKSRRVRERELRELNLRYQQQYNG